A genomic window from Salvia hispanica cultivar TCC Black 2014 chromosome 5, UniMelb_Shisp_WGS_1.0, whole genome shotgun sequence includes:
- the LOC125187928 gene encoding release factor glutamine methyltransferase isoform X1 → MKSSRASLSSILQPVFSLRRPAFCSAAAAPPKPQTPLHLRPPAFRATLSDLNRWHAWAKTQASSVGSTFSALDGGPDSSLLLRELNWLVEDAVEHPALLSTESRAAAEVAIRARLEEMYELWRQRIEERRPFQYVVGCEHWRDLILSVEEGVLIPRPETEAIVDLVDRAVKADSELGEGLWADLGTGSGAVAIAVARVLGGGGRVLAVDLSPVAAAVARYNVERYCLEGRVSVRLGSWFDPLKDVEGELSGVVSNPPYIPSKDIHSLQAEVSRHEPVLALDGGADGMDDLIHLCNGAASMLKPRGFFAFETNGETQSKLLVEYMQNEMKGSFCRLEIVSDFAGIQRFVTGYKA, encoded by the exons ATGAAGTCCAGTCGCGCCTCTCTCTCCTCCATACTCCAACCCGTCTTCTCGCTCCGGCGACCCGCCTTCTGCTCAGCAGCGGCCGCGCCACCCAAGCCCCAGACTCCCCTCCACCTCCGCCCCCCTGCCTTCCGCGCCACTCTCTCGGACCTCAATCGATGGCACGCGTGGGCCAAAACCCAGGCCTCCTCCGTGGGGTCCACTTTCTCCGCCCTCGACGGCGGCCCGGACTCCTCCCTCCTCCTCCGCGAGCTCAATTGGCTGGTGGAGGACGCCGTCGAGCACCCCGCCCTACTCTCGACGGAAAGCAGGGCCGCGGCGGAGGTGGCAATTAGGGCGCGATTGGAGGAAATGTACGAGCTGTGGAGGCAGAGGATCGAGGAGAGGCGGCCGTTTCAGTACGTGGTTGGGTGCGAGCACTGGCGCGATCTCATCCTCAGCGTCGAGGAAGGCGTTCTCATCCCCCGCCCCGAGACTGAGGCCATCGTCGATCTCGTCGACCGCGCCGTCAAGGCCGATTCCGAATTGGGGGAGGGTTTGTGGGCGGATTTGGGGACCGGCAGCGGGGCCGTCGCAATTGCGGTGGCGAGGGTTTTGGGCGGGGGAGGGAGGGTTTTGGCGGTGGATCTGAGCCCCGTGGCTGCCGCCGTGGCGCGGTACAATGTGGAGAGATACTGCCTTGAGGGGAGAGTGAGTGTGAGATTGGGATCGTGGTTTGATCCTCTCAAGGATGTGGAAGGTGAATTGAGTGGAGTGGTAAGCAATCCGCCATATATTCCCAGCAAAGACATTCATTCTCTCCAAGCAGAGGTCTCTAGACACGAACCGGTACTTGCTCTTGACGGTGGAGCTGATGGAATGGATGACCTTATCCACCTCTGCAATGGAGCAGCTTCCATGCTTAAACCTCGTGGATTTTTCGCATTTGAG ACAAATGGTGAGACGCAGAGCAAACTTCTTGTGGAATACATGCAAAATGAGATGAAAGGGAGCTTCTGTAGATTAGAGATTGTATCTGATTTTGCTGGAATCCAAAGATTTGTCACAGGATATAAAGCTTGA
- the LOC125187928 gene encoding release factor glutamine methyltransferase isoform X2 has product MKSSRASLSSILQPVFSLRRPAFCSAAAAPPKPQTPLHLRPPAFRATLSDLNRWHAWAKTQASSVGSTFSALDGGPDSSLLLRELNWLVEDAVEHPALLSTESRAAAEVAIRARLEEMYELWRQRIEERRPFQYVVGCEHWRDLILSVEEGVLIPRPETEAIVDLVDRAVKADSELGEGLWADLGTGSGAVAIAVARVLGGGGRVLAVDLSPVAAAVARYNVERYCLEGRVSVRLGSWFDPLKDVEGELSGVVSNPPYIPSKDIHSLQAEVSRHEPVLALDGGADGMDDLIHLCNGAASMLKPRGFFAFEFECCADKW; this is encoded by the exons ATGAAGTCCAGTCGCGCCTCTCTCTCCTCCATACTCCAACCCGTCTTCTCGCTCCGGCGACCCGCCTTCTGCTCAGCAGCGGCCGCGCCACCCAAGCCCCAGACTCCCCTCCACCTCCGCCCCCCTGCCTTCCGCGCCACTCTCTCGGACCTCAATCGATGGCACGCGTGGGCCAAAACCCAGGCCTCCTCCGTGGGGTCCACTTTCTCCGCCCTCGACGGCGGCCCGGACTCCTCCCTCCTCCTCCGCGAGCTCAATTGGCTGGTGGAGGACGCCGTCGAGCACCCCGCCCTACTCTCGACGGAAAGCAGGGCCGCGGCGGAGGTGGCAATTAGGGCGCGATTGGAGGAAATGTACGAGCTGTGGAGGCAGAGGATCGAGGAGAGGCGGCCGTTTCAGTACGTGGTTGGGTGCGAGCACTGGCGCGATCTCATCCTCAGCGTCGAGGAAGGCGTTCTCATCCCCCGCCCCGAGACTGAGGCCATCGTCGATCTCGTCGACCGCGCCGTCAAGGCCGATTCCGAATTGGGGGAGGGTTTGTGGGCGGATTTGGGGACCGGCAGCGGGGCCGTCGCAATTGCGGTGGCGAGGGTTTTGGGCGGGGGAGGGAGGGTTTTGGCGGTGGATCTGAGCCCCGTGGCTGCCGCCGTGGCGCGGTACAATGTGGAGAGATACTGCCTTGAGGGGAGAGTGAGTGTGAGATTGGGATCGTGGTTTGATCCTCTCAAGGATGTGGAAGGTGAATTGAGTGGAGTGGTAAGCAATCCGCCATATATTCCCAGCAAAGACATTCATTCTCTCCAAGCAGAGGTCTCTAGACACGAACCGGTACTTGCTCTTGACGGTGGAGCTGATGGAATGGATGACCTTATCCACCTCTGCAATGGAGCAGCTTCCATGCTTAAACCTCGTGGATTTTTCGCATTTGAG TTTGAATGTTGTGCAGACAAATGGTGA
- the LOC125187927 gene encoding uncharacterized protein LOC125187927 produces the protein MEDIGLFNQGWKWLQSKDCYSVVGTTASCLRDKIGIFKERHWPMVCCGCAKFGRAILFLLVYWKNCCISGFQSFAGLGSAALLVIMWSCFLSLTSMSCLLYVLLSMGAAAAAVQYLGYTPGLFIVGLFAILILWMYANIWITGTLFIVGGYLFSLNHARLVVFMATLYSVYCVKNQVGWLGVFLAINLAFLSNDVWNYMTKWCDNLSESTHFEEHKEADSFTEDDFCTKCEYSAPTEVEIEEEVEVEEEKLKSCKSTTKPASPSSIVEKPKVVALKAVVREDGNSLIEMERILSSGNHYEALGFPRHKKIDVILLKKEYRKKAMLVHPDKNMGSPLASESFKKLQCAYEVLSDAVKKRDYDEQLKKEESKYVMQKSASTSYQTTDVCSEESRRIQCTKCGNSHIWVCTNRTKAKARWCQDCCQYHQAKDGDGWVENKGSLEFDRLQKVEIPRAFVCAESKIFDVSEWATCQGMSCRANTHRPSFHVNMVGLEKSTQRSNSSRYPWDLDAEMTDEDDEFDIWLQQALAAGLFCETSKRRKSWSPFKLPQKKGKNQWRRSS, from the exons ATGGAGGATATTGGGTTGTTCAATCAAGGGTGGAAATGGCTGCAATCAAAGGACTGTTATTCTGTAGTGGGGACTACTGCGAGCTGTTTAAGAGACAAGATCGGGATTTTCAAGGAGCGGCATTGGCCGATGGTTTGTTGCGGATGTGCGAAATTTGGGAGAGCTATTCTGTTCTTGTTGGTCTATTGGAAAAACTGTTGTATTTCAGGATTCCAGTCTTTTGCTGGGCTGGGATCAGCGGCTCTTCTTGTTATTATGTGGAGTTGCTTCCTAAGCTTGACATCAATGTCGTGTCTTCTATATGTTCTTCTTAGTATG GGAGCGGCTGCGGCTGCTGTTCAGTATTTAGGCTACACTCCTGGACTTTTTATTGTGGGGCTGTTTGCCattctaattttatggatGTATGCTAACATTTGGATAACTGGTACCTTGTTTATAGTTGGTG GCTATCTGTTTTCATTGAATCATGCTCGGCTGGTGGTATTTATGGCAACCTTGTATTCTGTATATTGCGTTAAAAACCAAGTAGGATGGCTTGGAGTTTTTCTCGCAATTAATCTTGCTTTCCTATCTAATGATGTATGGAACTACATGACCAAGTGGTGTGATAATTTAAGTGAAAGCACTCATTTTGAGGAGCATAAAGAAGCTGATTCATTTACAGAAGATGATTTTTGCACTAAGTGTGAATACTCTGCTCCTACTGAAGTAGAAATagaagaagaagtagaagtagaagaagagaagctGAAATCATGTAAATCGACAACTAAACCGGCAAGTCCTTCATCAATTGTTGAAAAGCCAAAAGTAGTTGCTTTGAAGGCTGTGGTTAGAGAAGATGGGAATTCCCTGATTGAGATGGAGAGGATTTTAAGTAGTGGCAATCACTATGAAGCCCTTGGGTTTCCCCGCCATAAGAAGATCGATGTTATATTATTGAAGAAGGAATATCGTAAAAAG GCCATGCTTGTGCACCCTGACAAAAATATGGGAAGCCCACTTGCAAGCGAATCATTTAAGAAACTTCAATGTGCATATGAG GTTCTTTCTGATGCTGTGAAGAAGAGGGACTATGATGAACAGCTCAAGAAAGAAGAATCGAAGTATGTTATGCAGAAATCAGCAAGCACTTCTTATCAG ACTACTGACGTTTGCTCTGAGGAGTCGAGGCGCATTCAGTGCACAAAGTGTGGCAATTCTCATATTTGGGTCTGTACAAATAGAACCAAGGCGAAAGCTAGATGGTGCCAG GATTGCTGCCAGTATCATCAAGCTAAAGATGGCGATGGATGGGTTGAGAACAAGGGCTCACTTGAGTTTGATCGGCTGCAAAAG GTGGAAATACCCCGTGCTTTTGTATGTGCTGAAAGCAAGATTTTTGATGTGTCGGAGTGGGCTACATGTCAG GGAATGTCTTGCAGAGCAAACACCCACAGACCGAGTTTCCATGTAAACATGGTTGGATTGGAGAAGTCAACTCAAAGGTCAAACTCAAGCCGTTACCCATGGGATTTGGATGCTGAGATGactgatgaagatgatgaatttgatatatggCTCCAGCAAGCCCTCGCGGCTGGACTGTTTTGTGAAACTTCCAAACGTAGGAAAAGCTGGAGCCCCTTCAAACTGCCTcagaagaaaggaaaaaaccAGTGGCGCAGATCATcttag